The following are from one region of the Populus trichocarpa isolate Nisqually-1 chromosome 8, P.trichocarpa_v4.1, whole genome shotgun sequence genome:
- the LOC7497769 gene encoding uncharacterized protein LOC7497769 — protein METMMKNFMKSHQTLFHPTKSSNTNNKNNYQYDGDGDGDGDDSTIPHLSPLAHSVLSRSSKILAVSVQELQRRFDVEHEADSQQLVKHTRIFLEFCCYRALHHIITTRSDYLSDKDFRRFTYDMMLAWDSPTRALPVNDSLQNETSISSGERQEEDEDGWSLFYSTTTSMAVQVDDTTTVGREAFARIAPACPAVADVITVHNLFDSLTTSSDSRLHFLIYDKYLRSLDKIIRSAKNTPGPLISNHQLAEGEIILDVDGTVPIQPVLQHIGISAWPGRLTLTNHAIYFESLGVGLYDKAVRYDLASDMKQVIKPELTGPLGARLFDKAVMYKSTSVAEPVYFEFPEFKGNSRRDYWLDVCLEILHAHRFIQRNNFNETQRLEVLARAILGIFRCRAVREALCCFSSHYKTLLAFKLAESLPRGDMILETLSSRLALLNATPVSGSPHAKQQLRLSPVALLTLCQLGFILQKEANLDVEVIAFGDLWAGETNPLEISVKQSMSDTGKAEAARATVDKVKVEGIDTNVAVMKELLFPVIESAGRLHHLASWEDPFKSMVFLVLSCCAILWGWTRYILPSIFVWCAVLMLVRSYVSKKMPLEAFRVTAPPNKNAVERLLTLQEAITEVEGLTQTANIVLLKLRAILLAVLPQATERVALLLVFVAAVLAFASLQHLILLVFLEAFTREMPYRKESSDRWLRRLREWWVRIPVAPVQLIKQDDKKWK, from the exons CCAAATCCtctaatacaaataataaaaataattatcaatacgACGGCGACGGCGACGGCGACGGCGACGATTCAACCATTCCCCACCTCTCTCCTCTCGCTCATTCCGTACTCTCTCGCTCTTCCAA AATCCTTGCAGTCTCAGTGCAAGAGCTACAGCGTCGTTTTGATGTTGAGCATGAGGCTGATAGTCAGCAACTGGTCAAACATACAAGGATTTTCCTTGAGTTTTGTTGCTATCGAGCTCTCCATCATATTATCACAACCCGTTCTGATTATTTGAGTGACAAGGACTTCCGTCGCTTCACCTATGACATGATGCTTGCTTGGGACTCGCCTACTCGTGCCCTTCCCGTTAACGATTCACTACAGAAT GAAACCAGCATCTCTTCCGGTGAACGACAAGAGGAGGATGAGGATGGCTGGTCCCTTTTTTACTCCACTACCACTAGTATGGCTGTTCAGGTTGATGACACAACAACTGTTGGCCGAGAGGCTTTTGCCCGTATTGCTCCTGCCTGTCCTGCTGTTGCTGACGTAATAACCGTCCACAATCTTTTTGATTCGCTCACTACCTCCTCAGACAGCAGACTTCACTTTCTCATTTATGATAAATACCTTCGCAGCCTTGACAA GATTATTAGGAGCGCAAAGAACACACCAGGACCCTTGATTTCCAACCATCAGCTTGCTGAAGGAGAGATCATCCTTGATGTTGACGGTACAGTTCCCATTCAACCTGTTCTACAGCATATTGGAATCTCAGCATGGCCAG GCCGATTGACACTGACTAATCATGCTATCTACTTTGAGTCATTGGGAGTTGGTTTATATGATAAAGCTGTTAGATATGATCTGGCATCTGATATGAAGCAGGTCATAAAACCTGAATTAACCGGACCGTTGGGTGCTCGTCTCTTTGATAAAGCTGTGATGTACAAATCAACATCTGT AGCAGAGCCTGTTTATTTTGAGTTTCCTGAATTCAAAGGCAATTCTCGACGGGACTATTGGTTGGATGTGTGTCTTGAGATCCTGCATGCGCACAGATTCATTCAAAGAAACAACTTCAATGAGACTCAGCGGTTGGAGGTACTTGCAAGGGCTATCCTGGGCATCTTTCGATGTCGCGCAGTTAGAGAAGCTCTCTGCTGCTTTTCATCTCATTACAAAACCTTGCTTGCTTTTAAACTGGCTGAAAGTCTTCCCCGGGGAGATATGATCTTGGAAACTCTGTCCAGTCGCCTGGCACTTCTGAATGCAACTCCTGTTAGTGGATCCCCACATGCAAAACAGCAATTGAGACTTTCACCGGTTGCACTTCTGACACTTTGCCAACTTGGATTTATCTTACAAAAAGAAGCAAATCTAGATGTAGAAGTTATAGCATTTGGGGATCTTTGGGCTGGTGAGACAAATCCTTTGGAAATATCTGTGAAACAGTCAATGTCAGATACTGGGAAAGCTGAAGCTGCACGGGCAACAGTGGACAAAGTGAAGGTTGAAGGGATTGATACAAATGTTGCAGTAATGAAG GAATTGCTATTCCCGGTTATAGAATCAGCTGGCCGTCTCCATCATTTGGCCTCTTGGGAAGATCCTTTCAAATCGATGGTGTTTCTGGTGTTAAGCTGCTGTGCTATTTTATG GGGTTGGACCAGGTATATATTGCCATCCATTTTTGTGTGGTGTGCGGTTCTAATGTTGGTACGAAGTTATGTCAGCAAAAAGATGCCCTTAGAAGCCTTCAGGGTTACAGCTCCCCCAAATAAAAATGCTGTAGAGCGGCTGTTGACATTGCAAGAAGCCATCACAGAAGTTGAAGGACTAACTCAGACAGCAAACATTGTTCTTCTGAAGTTAAGAGCTATCTTGCTTGCAGTACTTCCCCAG GCCACAGAAAGGGTTGCTCTATTGCTGGTTTTCGTAGCTGCTGTGCTTGCATTTGCGTCTCTGCAGCATCTGATTCTCCTGGTATTTCTAGAAGCTTTCACAAGGGAAATGCCTTACAGAAAAGAAAGCAGTGATAGGTGGCTGAGACGATTAAGAGAATGGTGGGTCAGGATACCAGTCGCTCCTGTTCAGCTCATCAAACAGGATGACAAGAAATGGAAATGA